A genome region from Leptodactylus fuscus isolate aLepFus1 chromosome 6, aLepFus1.hap2, whole genome shotgun sequence includes the following:
- the LOC142209981 gene encoding olfactory receptor 5AP2-like, with product MRKVIPETNNDMKCKNITRIDEFILVGLSDIPQIQCLLFVLFLCIYVTTILANLSIIFLIRFSPNLQTPMYFLLANFSFLEICYITSTVPKMLSNFFATHKTISFYGCVIQMYWFLLLGGAECYMLAAMAYDRYNAICRPLQYSVILSKKVCTQLISGSWLLGALNALVHTVLTFTLPFCINKIDHFFCDIPPLLKLSCSDTWFNEVAIFVISGSVIVGSFILTMISYVKIISTIINMKSNTSRQKAFSTCVSHFTVVSIFFGSGIFMYFRPKSSYSMDQDRLIAVMYTVIAPLLNPFIYTFRNGNVKMAVRRLMHRMTISQKY from the exons atgagaaaggtcatcccag AAACAAACAACGACATGAAATGCAAAAACATCACTAGGATTGATGAATTTATTCTAGTTGGCCTCTCCGATATTCCGCAGATTCAGTGTTTGCTCTTTGTATTGtttttatgtatatatgttacAACTATTTTAGCAAATTTATCCATTATTTTTCTCATTAGATTTAGCCCTAATCTACAGACCCCTATGTATTTCCTTCTCGCCAACTTCTCTTTTTTAGAAATATGTTACATCACCTCCACGGTTCCCAAGATGCTTTCAAATTTCTTCGCGACTCATAAAACCATCTCTTTTTATGGGTGTGTAATACAAATGTACTGGTTTCTACTTTTGGGTGGAGCGGAGTGTTATATGCTTGCAGCTATGGCCTACGACCGGTATAACGCCATATGCCGTCCTCTTCAATATAGTGTCATCCTCAGCAAGAAGGTTTGTACTCAGCTTATATCTGGCTCGTGGCTTCTTGGGGCATTGAACGCCCTTGTTCACACTGTTCTTACATTTACATTGCCTTTTTGCATCAATAAAATTGATCATTTTTTCTGCGATATCCCCCCGTTACTTAAACTCTCATGCTCTGATACCTGGTTCAATGAAGTTGCCATTTTTGTTATCAGCGGGTCAGTCATTGTAGGATCCTTTATATTGACAATGATTTCTTATGTAAAGATCATATCCACCATTATCAATATGAAGTCAAACACGAGCAGGCAGAAGGCTTTCTCTACTTGTGTGTCCCACTTCACAGTGGTTAGCATTTTTTTTGGTTCTggaatttttatgtattttagacCAAAATCCAGTTACTCAATGGATCAAGACAGGTTGATTGCTGTGATGTATACAGTTATTGCACCGCTGCTAAATCCATTCATATACACGTTTAGAAACGGAAATGTAAAGATGGCAGTGAGGAGACTGATGCATCGAATGACGATTTCTCAAAAATACTGA
- the LOC142210597 gene encoding membrane-spanning 4-domains subfamily A member 4A-like: MSTLITDEASFTTSQARPQTDDVNAAKEGLPQIIQSNIPNPLLIFYRGEPEVLGTVQIFLGIVFLSFGIMFSIMCEKPCPYLDNITMSYVLIWSSALYIVSGSVSLATSLKPTIVKVRASLVMTMISIAAASYAILVVIPIFPSALYIPYPDTYVLACAYYNPHTECIGAFNPMVCLGGIVILFFLLTILMFCITISTSVFACRTVCRKSYNEMSVVIYRCTPSNVAGTSTEAPPPSTTLLDA; the protein is encoded by the exons ATGTCTACACTCATCACAGATGAAGCCTCCTTTACTACCTCACAAGCAAGACCTCAAACTGATGACGTGAATGCAGCAAAAGAAGGCCTGCCCCAGATTATTCAGTCCAACATACCCAACCCATTACTCATATTTTACCGTGGAGAACCTGAAGTTCTTGGA ACTGTTCAGATATTTCTAGGAATCGTCTTTCTCTCATTTGGCATCATGTTTTCGATTATGTGTGAGAAGCCATGCCCTTACCTAGACAATATCACAATGTCTTATGTGCTCATATGGTCCAGTGCTTTG taTATTGTTTCTGGATCAGTTTCACTTGCTACTTCACTCAAACCCACAATAGTCAAG GTGCGAGCAAGTTTGGTGATGACTATGATCAGTATTGCTGCCGCTTCCTATGCGATACTCGTGGTCATACCTATTTTTCCTTCAGCACTATATATTCCATATCCTGATACGTATGTTTTGGCTTGCGCATATTATAACCCACATACGGAATGCATAGGAGCATTTAACCCAATG gtGTGCTTAGGTGGTATCGTAATACTCTTCTTTTTACTTACCATTCTAATGTTTTGCATCACCATATCCACATCAGTGTTTGCATGCAGGACTGTATGCCGAAAATCGTATAATGAAATG AGTGTGGTTATCTATCGATGTACACCTTCAAATGTAGCAGGTACATCCACAGAAGCGCCTCCTCCCTCTACGACTTTGCTGGATGCTTAA
- the LOC142209982 gene encoding olfactory receptor 5AP2-like, which produces MPRPLLRSNHSAEHRLMTLQKSVGRQQESIGCHKEAQINNGSPNLQNPMYFFLTNFSFLEIFYISSTAPKMLSDFLSEDKTISFYGCAAQLYCVLLLAGTEFYILAAMAYDRYNAICHPLLYTVIMKKIACIQLIAGSWAIGATNALIHTALTFTLPFCGSHKLNSFFCDVPVLLKLSCKDTFLNELMVFIFGGGMTVGSLILTIISYIKIISTILSIHSTTGRKKAFSTCTSHLIVVTIFYGSVIFMYLRPKSSYGKDEDKLVGVMYTIITPLLNPFIYCLRNKEVKIAMMKILNRLVAPYKNMATI; this is translated from the exons ATGCCCAGGccactgctgaggtccaatcacagcgCTGAACACAGACTGATGACGTTACAGAAGAGTGTTGGACGTCAACAGGAGAGCATCGGATGCCATAAAGAGGCCCAAATaaataatggaag CCCCAATCTTCAGAATCCAATGTATTTTTTTCTGACCAACTTTTCCTTTCTCGAAATTTTTTACATTTCATCTACAGCTCCAAAAATGTTGTCAGATTTCCTTTCGGAAGATAAAACCATATCATTCTATGGCTGCGCGGCTCAGTTGTACTGTGTCCTACTGTTGGCTGGGACGGAATTTTATATACTTGCAGCCATGGCTTACGATCGATACAATGCAATATGTCATCCTTTGCTATATACTGTGATTATGAAAAAAATAGCCTGCATTCAACTCATCGCTGGATCGTGGGCCATTGGGGCAACAAATGCTTTGATTCACACCGCATTAACATTCACTTTACCTTTTTGTGGATCTCATAAACTTAACAGCTTCTTTTGTGATGTTCCAGTATTACTGAAGCTGTCCTGTAAAGACACTTTCCTCAATGAACTTATGGTCTTCATCTTTGGGGGTGGGATGACCGTTGGATCCCTTATATTGACAATTATCTCTTATATCAAAATCATATCAACAATTTTGAGCATTCACTCAACCACTGGAAGGAAAAAAGCCTTTTCTACGTGTACGTCTCACTTAATAGTTGTAACTATTTTCTATGGTTCTGTCATTTTTATGTATTTGAGACCAAAGTCGAGTTATGGGAAGGATGAGGATAAGCTGGTGGGTGTTATGTACACAATTATTACTCCATTATTGAATCCTTTTATTTACTGTCTCAGGAATAAAGAAGTCAAAATTGCAATGATGAAAATACTGAACAGATTGGTGGCGCCATATAAGAATATGGCAACAATATAA
- the LOC142209507 gene encoding olfactory receptor 5AR1-like, with protein sequence MNLENCTTPTVFTLVGLSDIPSLQVLLFVIFFFIYIIAVLGNLSIIFAYTYSSTLRTPMYFFLANFSFLDICYISTTLPNMLSNFLSEHKMISFYGCVVQLYFLMLLGSTDCYILAAMAYDRYNAICQPLLYSIIMNKESCIKYIFGSWVIGIVNAIIHTTLTFTLPFCGSNMIDYFFCDIPPLLNLAYTDTWINELTTFVIGGFVTMGSLLLTIISYANIIYTISKIRSSSGRRKAFSTCVSHFTVVTIFYGSGIFIYLKPRSNYIMEHDRLVAIMYTVITPLLNPFIYSLRNSDVKIAARKIIHRISVR encoded by the exons ATGAATTTGGAAAACTGTACGACACCGACAGTGTTCACACTCGTAGGGCTTTCTGATATTCCTAGTCTCCAAGTTCTACTTTTTGTGATATTCTTCTTCATTTATATCATTGCTGTTCTTGGAAATTTGTCTATTATTTTTGCTTATACCTATAGCTCAACTCTACGCACACCTATGTATTTCTTTCTTGCTAACTTTTCTTTTCTTGATATATGTTACATTTCTACCACACTACCTAACATGTTGTCGAATTTCCTATCTGAACATAAGATGATCTCCTTCTATGGTTGTGTAGTGCAGTTATACTTTCTTATGTTATTAGGCAGTACAGATTGTTATATTCTAGCAGCCATGGCCTATGATCGCTATAATGCTATATGTCAACCACTTCTGTACTCCATTATTATGAATAAAGAATCTTGTATAAAGTATATTTTTGGGTCATGGGTTATTGGTATAGTAAATGCTATTATACACACTACACTTACATTTACCTTACCTTTTTGTGGTTCGAATATGATCGATTATTTCTTTTGTGATATCCCGCCCTTACTTAATTTAGCCTATACCGATACCTGGATCAATGAACTTACAACCTTTGTTATTGGTGGCTTTGTAACTATGGGTTCTCTATTGTTAACCATTATCTCTTATGCCAATATCATCTATACCATATCAAAGATCCGTTCCAGCTCCGGTCGCAGGAAAGCCTTTTCAACTTGTGTCTCCCATTTTACTGTTGTGACAATTTTTTATGGGTCTGGAATTTTTATATACCTGAAACCCAGATCCAATTATATAATGGAACATGACCGCCTAGTTGCAATCATGTATACAGTGATCACACCCCTGTTAAACCCTTTTATATATAGTCTAAGGAATAGTGATGTCAAAATAGCGGCTAGAAAGATAATTC acagaatctcagtgagatag